The Elusimicrobiaceae bacterium genome contains a region encoding:
- a CDS encoding bifunctional nuclease family protein: protein MNGKELEIRIYSLATTMTDAIVFLEELNGIRLLPIWIGPVEGQAIAIKFSGIPLPRPFTHDLLLSIITATKRKITRIVIDKVVDNTYYSSIYMADEGGEVTVIDSRPSDAIALAVRAGCPMYITETVFEASQVLNKPISEDEVKDFKSKIQHITPQDIFGDLKKKENGNPDGPGTDGSGPDQAK, encoded by the coding sequence ATGAACGGAAAAGAACTGGAAATCAGGATTTATTCTCTGGCGACGACCATGACCGACGCCATCGTGTTTCTGGAAGAGCTGAACGGCATACGCCTTCTGCCGATCTGGATAGGCCCGGTGGAAGGACAGGCAATCGCGATCAAATTTTCCGGGATACCGCTGCCGCGCCCGTTCACGCATGATTTATTGCTTTCTATCATAACGGCGACCAAACGCAAAATCACCAGAATCGTCATAGACAAGGTGGTGGACAACACCTATTATTCCTCGATCTATATGGCCGACGAAGGAGGCGAAGTCACGGTGATAGATTCGCGTCCGTCCGACGCGATCGCGCTGGCAGTGCGGGCCGGGTGCCCCATGTACATAACCGAAACCGTGTTTGAAGCCTCGCAGGTGCTTAACAAACCCATCAGCGAGGATGAAGTGAAAGATTTCAAATCGAAGATCCAGCACATCACGCCGCAGGATATCTTCGGCGATTTGAAGAAAAAAGAGAACGGGAACCCGGACGGCCCCGGAACCGACGGTTCCGGCCCCGACCAGGCCAAATAA
- a CDS encoding HU family DNA-binding protein produces MNRTDIETEVAKHCTDRAEAARTVRKTFEILAQALKNGEQVTVSGFGSFLPRVNNARRRRHPATGEILAVPPKKTVRFRASPKLLE; encoded by the coding sequence ATGAACAGAACCGATATCGAAACCGAAGTGGCTAAACACTGCACCGACCGCGCGGAAGCGGCGCGGACGGTGCGCAAAACTTTCGAGATACTGGCTCAGGCGCTGAAAAACGGGGAACAGGTGACGGTATCGGGCTTCGGCTCTTTTCTGCCGCGCGTAAACAACGCGCGGCGGCGCAGACACCCCGCCACGGGCGAGATACTGGCGGTGCCGCCAAAAAAAACCGTGCGGTTCCGGGCTTCGCCCAAACTGCTGGAGTGA
- a CDS encoding MerR family transcriptional regulator: MDLQALSENDYFSIGDVSRICGVPEHSLRYWEKEFGLIRPVRKDSGHRRYTKRDITVVLEIKDLIYKGKMTLEGAKKFLRGGGVAAKNNTRAQSEETLKLLREIHKDICNLAKEC, translated from the coding sequence ATGGATCTGCAAGCCCTCAGCGAAAACGATTACTTTTCCATCGGCGACGTAAGCCGCATCTGCGGCGTGCCGGAACACTCGCTGCGCTATTGGGAGAAGGAATTCGGCCTCATCCGCCCGGTGCGCAAGGACTCCGGGCACCGCCGCTACACCAAACGCGATATCACCGTCGTGCTGGAAATCAAGGATCTTATTTACAAAGGCAAAATGACGCTCGAGGGCGCGAAAAAATTCCTGAGAGGGGGAGGTGTCGCGGCCAAGAACAACACCCGCGCCCAAAGCGAGGAAACCCTCAAACTGCTCCGGGAGATCCATAAAGATATTTGCAACCTGGCAAAAGAATGCTAA